Proteins encoded in a region of the Wolbachia endosymbiont (group A) of Anomoia purmunda genome:
- a CDS encoding type II toxin-antitoxin system RelE family toxin — protein MGVKPYKIVLFKSVTERDLPSLPKTIRSRVEKAIEERLTVNPDKIGKSLSYKLKGSRRMRVGDYRVIYEIDNLKHEVVVSAIRHRKNCY, from the coding sequence GTGGGAGTGAAGCCTTACAAAATCGTACTTTTTAAGAGTGTTACTGAAAGGGATCTACCATCTCTTCCAAAAACAATAAGATCGAGAGTTGAAAAAGCTATAGAAGAGCGCCTCACAGTTAATCCTGATAAAATAGGAAAATCTTTGTCATACAAACTGAAAGGATCTCGTAGAATGCGAGTAGGTGATTATCGTGTGATTTATGAAATAGATAATCTAAAACATGAGGTAGTAGTTAGTGCAATAAGACATAGGAAAAATTGCTACTAG
- a CDS encoding type II toxin-antitoxin system RelE family toxin, with amino-acid sequence MKYEVDYPEKIFKRDFRPLSPEIRKKIKKLIENEIAANPFKVGKPLSGNLKGYRSFRTKDYRVVYRINIAEHKIIPASVGYRKDVYDKIPLDLL; translated from the coding sequence GTGAAATATGAGGTTGACTACCCAGAAAAAATTTTTAAGAGAGATTTTCGTCCCTTATCGCCAGAAATAAGAAAAAAAATAAAAAAACTCATAGAAAATGAAATTGCAGCTAATCCATTCAAGGTTGGTAAACCGCTAAGTGGTAATTTGAAAGGATATAGAAGCTTCAGAACTAAAGATTATCGTGTTGTGTACCGTATAAACATTGCAGAACATAAAATAATTCCTGCTTCGGTAGGATATAGAAAAGATGTTTATGATAAGATACCATTGGATTTACTGTAG
- a CDS encoding IS4 family transposase, producing MDRIACLSKDLNEFFNEKADEISIAVGFIKRKRKLNGSSFIKAMVFGNIGVGDCSIETMCQLLNEDSIEITKQGLDFRFTEEAVEFMKRMYNESLVLFKNSLQVDCRILKQFRSIKLLDSSYISLPSSMEDMYKGYGSSYRDCESNTKSGIKLQLVFDYLNQALDKLNLIEGIRSDQGYRDYLNGLSANDLLIFDLGYFVPSSFKQIDEAGAYFVSRYKSDTNIYDIETNQKIELLECLEGQSLLEMEVLLGKEVKIKVRIICQKLTEEQSIIRRRRANKLAKSHGYTSSQKNQKLLDWSIFITNVPESKISAEQVLTVYRVRWQIELLFKLYKSHIRLDELKGKPYRVLCELYAKLCAILIFHGIVGCIKLKENTELSLTKAFIELKRRIRELFLALSSKINNLRIFLKKLTTDWSQFSVKDRYRKTRVSTLSSLNFLTLAS from the coding sequence ATGGACAGAATAGCTTGCTTATCAAAAGACCTCAATGAATTCTTTAATGAAAAAGCAGACGAAATATCAATTGCAGTAGGTTTTATAAAAAGAAAGAGAAAACTTAATGGCTCATCATTCATAAAAGCTATGGTTTTTGGTAACATAGGAGTTGGTGATTGCAGCATAGAAACAATGTGCCAATTGCTAAATGAAGACTCGATAGAAATTACAAAACAGGGTTTGGATTTTAGATTTACTGAAGAAGCAGTGGAATTTATGAAAAGAATGTATAATGAATCTTTAGTTTTATTTAAAAACAGCTTACAGGTTGATTGCAGAATTTTGAAGCAATTTAGAAGCATTAAGCTATTGGATAGTAGCTATATTAGCCTGCCCAGTAGCATGGAAGATATGTACAAAGGATATGGGAGTAGCTATAGAGATTGTGAGAGTAATACCAAATCAGGAATAAAGCTGCAGTTAGTCTTTGATTACCTGAACCAAGCGCTAGATAAGTTAAATTTAATAGAAGGAATAAGGTCGGATCAAGGTTATAGGGATTATCTGAACGGTTTATCAGCCAATGATTTGCTAATATTTGATTTGGGCTACTTTGTGCCTAGTTCTTTTAAACAGATTGATGAAGCAGGTGCATATTTTGTTAGTCGTTATAAGTCTGATACCAATATATATGATATAGAAACAAATCAAAAAATAGAGTTGTTGGAATGTTTAGAAGGTCAATCCCTTCTAGAGATGGAAGTGCTATTAGGAAAAGAAGTAAAAATTAAAGTGAGAATTATATGTCAAAAATTAACTGAAGAACAGTCTATAATTAGAAGAAGAAGGGCTAATAAGTTAGCAAAATCACATGGATATACATCTTCTCAAAAGAATCAAAAATTGCTGGATTGGTCGATATTCATAACTAACGTTCCAGAGAGTAAAATCAGCGCTGAACAAGTATTAACAGTTTACAGGGTAAGATGGCAGATTGAATTATTATTTAAATTGTATAAGAGTCACATCAGGCTTGACGAACTTAAAGGAAAACCATACAGAGTATTATGTGAACTATACGCTAAATTGTGCGCAATTCTTATATTTCATGGAATAGTTGGTTGTATAAAACTGAAAGAGAATACAGAGCTGAGTTTAACAAAGGCATTCATTGAATTAAAAAGAAGGATTAGGGAGTTGTTTTTAGCGTTAAGCAGTAAAATTAATAATTTGAGAATTTTCCTGAAAAAACTTACCACAGACTGGTCACAATTTTCTGTGAAAGATAGATATAGAAAAACTAGAGTATCCACCTTAAGTTCATTGAATTTTCTTACCCTTGCTTCTTAA